The Magnetospirillum sp. WYHS-4 nucleotide sequence CATCGCCACCATCGTCTATATGACCTTGCTGCTCTACCACCCCTTCACCGGGGCCCTGGCCATTTCCCCGCGCCCCTTCGAATACCTGCTGCCGGCCGGGCACGGGGGCTAGAATGCTTTCTCATTCGAGGGCGGTTATGCTACATTTTCCCCGCGGGGGAGCGAAGCGGGTCGACAACCAGGAACGGAGTTCGCCATGAAGCGGTTGCTTGCTGCCCTCTGCATCGTCCTTCTGCCCGGTTTCGCCCACGCCGAGACCTTGGCGGCCGCCCAGCCGACGGCTCCCGCCGCTGGCGATTCCTCGTTCCTGACCACCGGAAACGTGGCAGCCGTCGGCGTCGGTGCCCTGGCCGGCTTGGCGGTGCTGCATGGCGCATTCTGCGTTCCGCCGGCCATCTCGGCTATCGTGGGCGGCCTGGGCGGCCATTGGTGGTACCGGCAATACGAAGCCGAACAGGCGGCGGCCAATCTCAACTACCGCAAGCCCAGCCACTTCGCGGTCACCCATATTCCCGGCAACGAGACTCAGCGCATCCGTTGGGTCGGCGCCGCCGACTCGGGCCTCTGAGCCGGAGCTTTTGGGGGAGCGAGCGACCGTTGGCACGCAAGGATAGAAAGACGGCCTCTGCGGGACGGGGCGCGCGGCCGGGCAAGGTACTGGTTGCCGCCACCGGAAAGGGGGGGGCCGGCAAGTCGACGGCCATCGCCTGCTTGGCGACCTACTGGGCGTCCGAAGGACACAAGGTGGCCTTGGTCGACGCCGATCCCAACCAGACATTGACCCGCTGGCACAAGAAGGGCCGCGAGTTGTCGGGGCTGACCCTTTGCACCGAGACGGACGAGCACGCGATCATTCCGGCCATCGTCGACTTGGCGGCCGAGCACGATCTGGTGCTGGTCGACTGCGCGGGTTTCAAGAACCAGGCGATGATCTTCGCCATCGGTGCGGCCGACTTGGTGCTGATCCCGGCAATGACGGACGAGGCCAACGTCTTCGAGGCCATGCGGACCCGCAAGCTGGTGGAAAGCGCCTCGCAATTGTCGCGCCGCGCCATCGACTCCCGCGCGGTGCTCTGCCGGGTGAAACGGTCCCAGGTGGCGGTCCATGCCCGCAAGCAGTTGGAAAGCTTGAAGGTTGCGCCGCTCACGGCCCAGTTCAACGACCGGGTCATCTTTCAGGAGGCGACCTTCTACGGCACATCGCCGACCGTCCTGGCGCCCAAAGGGGCCGCCGCCGTGGACGTGGCGCAAGTGGCCCACGAGATCGAGGCCATTTTCTGGCCGAAATGACGAGGGATTGCGGTAAGGAACCATGACGCACAAACACGAAATTCCCGGGGTCGATCCCGAGGCCTTGGATGATCTGGCCAAGCAGTTCCCGCCGGCCGCGGCCAAGATCGAGCCCGAGCAGGTCCGGCCGCAGACGGTGATTATCCGCAAACGCGCCTGGTTCGCCCTTCTTCTGGCCTTCCTCGCCTTGGTGGGGGCGGCGGCGTCCCTCGCCATGCCGACCTTCAAGCCCTGGCTGAAGGCCAACTACGGGCAGGAGCCGGTCGTGGCCTTCCTGATCGGGCCACGTAGCGAGATCGAAATCCTGAAGGACGAAATGAATGGCCTGCGTGGGCAGATCGCCCTGTTGGCCTCGCGCACCCAGGCTGGAGAGACCAATGTCACCGACACGGCGACGCGCCTCGGGCGGATCGAGAAGGCCACCGAAGGCCTGGCGGCCCGCGTCGAAACACTGGCGGCACCCGTCCCCAGCGGCGCCATGCCTGCCGCGCCTGCCGAGATCGAGGCCTGGGGCAACACCATCGCCAAGCGCGTCGAGATGCTGGAATCCGGAATCAACGACGCGGTCGGCCGTCTGACCGCCTTCGA carries:
- a CDS encoding ParA family protein; the encoded protein is MARKDRKTASAGRGARPGKVLVAATGKGGAGKSTAIACLATYWASEGHKVALVDADPNQTLTRWHKKGRELSGLTLCTETDEHAIIPAIVDLAAEHDLVLVDCAGFKNQAMIFAIGAADLVLIPAMTDEANVFEAMRTRKLVESASQLSRRAIDSRAVLCRVKRSQVAVHARKQLESLKVAPLTAQFNDRVIFQEATFYGTSPTVLAPKGAAAVDVAQVAHEIEAIFWPK